The nucleotide window AAGACGCAGCTGAAGCAGTTTGAGAGTCTGGTGAAGAATCTGAGGGATAAACTGGGGGATAAGAAGGCGGAGAGAATAGTTTCGCATGGTGTTTACCTCATCAGCATCTGATTCAGCGACTGCGCCGCTGTTTCTCAACAATCCTGCTTTGTTTCAGTCCGTTTCCATGGAAGATTACGTGGGGATGGTGGTTGGCAACATTAGCACTGTGCTTGAGGTAAACCCATTATCCCACTGGCAGATTCATTGACGATCGTCTTATAGCTGATTTCATTGGTATTACTTCTCCATGCTCTAGCCTTTTCTTCCCCCATAAATGATTGATTGCACACTCAAATTCTTTTCGGGCGATTCAGCTGAATATGCGAAGCTACCACTGATCCCACCATATCTCCAGCTGAAGAACGACGACTGCAGAAGGGGCAAATTTCGCGTCTGGTGGAGCAGGCGTTTGTTCCGATAATTACCAAGGATCTGTATATCGAGTGTCTTTCCTCGTCTTTGCTTTGATGTTTTTTGATGTTCCGCTTCCAGTTTCTCTTCCTTAGTTTTCTTTCATTAGGTGGTGGACCTCAGGACTCAGCAGAAGCAGTTCGAGAAACTGGTGAAGGATCTGAGGAAGAAGCTGGGGGACGAGAAGGTGAAGAGAATGGTTTTGGAGGGCATTTACATGGTCAGCATCGGAGGCAACGATTACTTGAACCCGGTTCTCAACAATCCAGCTTTGTTTCAGTCCATTTTCATGGAGGATTACGTGGGGATGGTGGTTGGTAACATTAGTACTGTGCAGTGCTTGAGGTTAACCCATGTCCATAATTTCTTTCCAATTAGCGGAGCAGTACAGCACTGTTTAATCCTCATAAAAAAGTAAACCGGGTTGCAATTATTGGGAGGATTTTGTTGACCAACGCATTTTATTCTTTATAGTTTAGTCGCCACCTGACTTTTTGTTTGATACAGATCAATAATTCTTTATGAAAATCTATATCTATTATCTCCCAAGatattgaagatattttcatgTTGGTTGTGAAGTCAAAGTATTTTTTATTATTAGAGTCAAATTAAGCGAACAAACTTTCACAATTGAGACACataatatataattttttgttttttttttatgagTTCTGTTATAATGAATAAGTAAAACACttgcaatttattattatttttttgctcTGAGCCTATTATAAATTTGACTTTCTTTTATTTGATAATAAATTAAATGTTATCACACATCATTATCAATTGTCGCAATTGATTTTTGTAAATGGATAGTAACAAATCTTTGATTTTTTTTTCCAGGGCATATATAAAGTTGGAGCAAGAAAATTTGGGTTTGTTACGATGCCACCTCTTGGGTGCCTCCTGACTATTTGACCAGTCACCAAAAATGGTTCTTGTTAGAGATTAGCCACCGAGCTAACGAAGCTTCCCAGCGTGGCTCTTCCCGCGACACTCGCCAAGCTAGAGTCTCAATTGCAAGGATTCAAGTACTCTATCTTCGACTTGTATACTTCCTTGACTAAAAGAATGGAAAATCGGCGTGTTGCAGCTCGGGTTTGTACGGGGGGAACTATAGCTACGGAGGTATGAGAGGGGTGAGAGAGTATTCGCTGTGCCCTAATCCGGAGGAGTATGTGTTATTCGATTCCTACCATCCGAGTGAGAGGGCTTATGGGCAATTCGCTCAATTGATGGGGAATGGAAGTTGGCACACAACCTAGCCTTATAATTTGGAAGCATTGTTCAAACATGGGGACATTTGATCTTTTGATTTTTTCAAAATCTAGGGCAAACAACGAGAATCAAACTTCATCTCATGAATAAATGAGGCATATTATTACGGTTTAAAACTATAATAGCATTACTGTTGTAATAATGCGAACAAGGGGGATCAAACTTTATCTTGTGAATAAATGAGGCATATTATTGCAGTTTGATTATAAGAGGTTCAAATCAAAGCATATATCAGATTAATGGTCTATTTCATTACCAGAATATTTAGAAGCCCATAGAACATCATACAGTTTTAAATACTGGTTCTTTAAGGTTTTTCACATGTGCATGTGGCCTTGCTAATTACTGACACCTGAATTTTTGTCAACGTTTTGAAATATTCATTCTTTCGCAAAATTATAAAAGATAAGAAGCCaggaaattgaaaaaaaaaatgaataaagtGGACCAAACAAAaatgaaataaaaacaaaaataaaagggGAAATCGAGTGGGCGGGCCTTGTCCAGCCCTCTTGGTTATTTTCGGCTCACCCTTCGACCTAACTCCCCTTTTCCTTTCTTTTCTTTGGCCCATTTTTCCCTCTTTTCTTCGGCCCACCAAAGCCTAAAAGAGAAGCTCGGCCATCACTTCTTTCCCCTCTTTACACACCCTTACACATGCTGGCATGCATAAACGGGAAAGCCCCCTCCGCGAGTGTTCCTTCACCACGGTGACACGAGCAAAAAGGATCCTTGCTGGGGATGACGTCCTGTCGCGTGAGGAGAGGGGGGAGAGGAGCGAGCGTATTTATAAAAATCCTCTATTGCATCCAGGATCCTTTCCGAACAAAAATCACATCACATGAGACTGAAATCCTATGAAGCACGAACAATCTTTAGAAGCTTTTGAATTGTATCGGATATACGTTAATATGTGGTCAATAAGTATCGGAAAATCTGACAGATAGCCAACTCTTGCT belongs to Rutidosis leptorrhynchoides isolate AG116_Rl617_1_P2 unplaced genomic scaffold, CSIRO_AGI_Rlap_v1 contig47, whole genome shotgun sequence and includes:
- the LOC139883903 gene encoding GDSL esterase/lipase 5-like, whose translation is MSTPNIYILFFTIFASLLLSTLCNIDQTQNDIALFIFSDILNDAGTNNYINATAFFKANFSPYGETFFHYPTGRFTDGRIMADFIAEYEKLPLIPPYLQVRNDQFVGEANFASAGAGALPETFPGIVVDLRTQQKQFEKLVKDLRKKLGDEKVKRMVLEGIYMVSIGGNDYLNPVLNNPALFQSIFMEDYVGMVVGNISTVQCLSSGLYGGNYSYGGMRGVREYSLCPNPEEYVLFDSYHPSERAYGQFAQLMGNGSWHTT